The genomic window GCATTTTCTACTATATTTGGCGTCAAGTCCGCGCGATGACATCACTAGAAACAGAGAAAATATTCATCACGAGATAACACTCTACCTACGCATCTCCCATTACCATCAAGCCCAGTTCAATACTGGGCTTTTTTGCTTCAACTTTCTCGTTAAATCAAGCGATGAAATACCAACTTATCATTGGTGATACCAATAGACTCAATCATTCAAATTATCGCTCTCATGTTCTCAGAAATAACCCCCCTCAAAATAACCAATAGCTAAAGAATTGCATTCGGTTATAATAACTGGTGAGTTCACGCTCAATTTTGTTGATTAATTGACAAAGTTTTATCCAGATATTAACACTATTTCAGCTCTTATTGATAAGATGAAACACGCTCGGACGTGAAGCAAGCACTATCTGCGACTGTTGAGGGTGTTTTTTCGATTTAGCAAAGAGGCATGAGGCCGCTATCCTTGGGTTTAGCCACTTCAAAAGTAAATTCCCGTGCTGATCGTACTGACCATCACCCAAGAACTGGAGAAAAAATTCAAGTTTCAACATTATAAACACCCGCGTTTATAAAGCACTAAAAGTGTCATGTAACACATCGTGCAATGACGAACTCAACGTAGAATCCAAGGAAGATTACAATGTCTATAACGAAAGCAAAAACTTCAGCTAGCCGCAGTAAAAAAGCGGCTAAGCCCACGAAAACAATGGTCGAAGCGCCTAAGACTCGTCAACGTATTGAAGAGATCCTTGAACAGCGCGAATTGGCCAAACTGTTAGAGTTATAGTTTGTTATCGTTCGAATGCCACTACACCCTGTAGTGGCATTTTCGATTTAGAGAATAAAATCTAGCAGAAATTTCATCCAACACCTTTCAATCAAACATCATTCCAGCTCTAGCAGTAAGTAACGGACTTGCTTACATACCCATACATACCCATACATATCCAAATTGCGCTTTTCGCTATCATCAGCAGCACTAATATTGATGAAATAGAAGAAGCGATTCGCAGCATATATCTGCCCGTGTAACGCTTCTTGTTTTGAGGTGATTATGAATGTAATTCGTATGGGGATTGACGCGAATATCCACAAGAATAAAGGCAAATACAAAGCAATAGCTAAGTTTACTGTTCGTGCGCTGTTTTATTATTCAGAAACAAAAAAAATGAGTGAGAACTTCAGTTCTAGTGAGAGAAAACTTTTATTTAAAAAACAGCCTAACTTTCTGTCTAAATTTATCACCCCTTATTTGTGTGTCGATTTTAAAAAAAATGAAAAAATCGATATACTATCAAAGCATTACGATTGGTTTGAAGATAAGTTCACCCAAGTCGCTCGCCATCAAATAGTTAATGAGACACTCAATCTTTTAACGTTAGAGATAAATGAAGACACCTATTTATTGAATCTGAGTTTCGAGCGAAATGCGAGAAAAGAAGGTGAGCTGACCCTTTCCCTAACTGACGCGATGTTGAATAAAATGTACACCATCTCATTTACTGTGTTTAACAATGATATCTATATTGGTGGGGTGCAAGGAGCAGCCAATGACAATGGTTTCAGCCGAACATTCACAAAGGCCTTTTATGGGTTGAGACCAAAATCATTCATGGTTGAAAGTCTGCGATTGATCGCCTCCAGCTTGAGCATCAACCATATTTACGCAGTTAACGAATCTGGACA from Vibrio artabrorum includes these protein-coding regions:
- a CDS encoding VirK/YbjX family protein codes for the protein MNVIRMGIDANIHKNKGKYKAIAKFTVRALFYYSETKKMSENFSSSERKLLFKKQPNFLSKFITPYLCVDFKKNEKIDILSKHYDWFEDKFTQVARHQIVNETLNLLTLEINEDTYLLNLSFERNARKEGELTLSLTDAMLNKMYTISFTVFNNDIYIGGVQGAANDNGFSRTFTKAFYGLRPKSFMVESLRLIASSLSINHIYAVNESGHIYNALRYGKKAKTISLRYNELWEEHEGQQHTKCFYILPLKSTRKDLEPLKRQKRKLYRERYAWLDQYEQNLHIAISRHINASFDIAKAC